CGGCACCTACCGGCCGGCGTCGACCATCCGGGTGACCTGGGCACCGCCGGGTGGACGGCTCACCCTCGGCACGGTCGGCGCGGCGGCGGTGACCATCGACTGCGGCACCTTCGAGGACACCAGCACCAACACCGAGTACGGGATGACGGTCACCGCCGACAACGTCACCGTCTCCAACTACGTGTTCCAGAACTGCCGCAACGGCGGAATCCGTGCCGCGGGTACCTCGGCGAACCGGCTTGCCGGGTTGGACGTCACCGGCAACACGTTCCGGCGGCTCGGCGGGAAGTTCCAGAGCGGACCCGGCAACGGGTACGGCGCGGTGCACGCCACGTACACGACCGGGCTCAACGTCGAGGACAACCTGTTCCAGAACCTGGAGAACACCGAGAGCCCCGCCGCGATGCACGGGGTCTACGTCGCCAACTACGCGAACGACACCGTGATCTACAACAACCGGTTCGAGCTGATTTCGGGCGACCCGGTGCGGAGCCGGAACCGGTCGGACAACACCACCGTCGAGTCCAACAAGTTCTGGCGCACCGGCGCGTACGCGATCTTCAGCGACTGGCGGTTCGACAGCGAGGGATGCAGCACGAACGGCTTGTTCGACCGGAACCAGGTCGGCACCACCTCGTACAACAACGACAGGTGGAACGAGGACGCGCAGGGCAGCATCAACCCGGTCCGGGTACGCCTCTGGGGGCACGACGCGGCGACCAACGCCAACCTCTACGGCTGCTCCAGCGACCCAATCACCTTCGGCGGTAACAACGACTACGTGACCAGCAAGCCCTGGTAGGACAGCGCTGCACCGGGCCGTGCCGAGACCGG
The nucleotide sequence above comes from Plantactinospora soyae. Encoded proteins:
- a CDS encoding right-handed parallel beta-helix repeat-containing protein gives rise to the protein MRRTSLVAAGTVCVALAGVLPALPATAAPVEQLTVYVNPAVATGAGALERGTGRTLDTAVASIEEAQDVLRTRNVRNATVLLSAGTYRPASTIRVTWAPPGGRLTLGTVGAAAVTIDCGTFEDTSTNTEYGMTVTADNVTVSNYVFQNCRNGGIRAAGTSANRLAGLDVTGNTFRRLGGKFQSGPGNGYGAVHATYTTGLNVEDNLFQNLENTESPAAMHGVYVANYANDTVIYNNRFELISGDPVRSRNRSDNTTVESNKFWRTGAYAIFSDWRFDSEGCSTNGLFDRNQVGTTSYNNDRWNEDAQGSINPVRVRLWGHDAATNANLYGCSSDPITFGGNNDYVTSKPW